A region of Vigna radiata var. radiata cultivar VC1973A chromosome 6, Vradiata_ver6, whole genome shotgun sequence DNA encodes the following proteins:
- the LOC106763255 gene encoding uncharacterized protein LOC106763255, with protein sequence MRNKKGKTPIEVFYDENNQLSKDIKESAKGIADSGMVVAMLVAIVAFAAALTVPGDKKSVNNAWFIVFIVTNAIALFTSSASILSFLSNFTSSRFADAEFVTSLHPSLTVGCGLLIISVAAMVVAFVAASFLIFDHTTKWVSYVVTPMGFFPLLVFILFQSKFCEDSYWSKYYRPKLE encoded by the coding sequence ATGAGAAATAAGAAGGGAAAGACACCAATTGAAGTATTTTATGATGAAAACAATCAGTTATCCAAAGATATCAAAGAATCTGCTAAAGGAATAGCGGATTCTGGGATGGTTGTGGCAATGCTTGTTGCTATTGTAGCATTTGCCGCTGCTCTCACTGTTCCAGGTGACAAGAAATCTGTTAACAATGCCTGGTTCATAGTTTTCATCGTCACAAATGCAATCGCATTGTTCACTTCTTCTGCGTCCATACTCTCTTTCTTGTCAAATTTCACTTCTTCAAGATTCGCAGACGCTGAATTTGTTACATCACTACATCCCAGCTTGACTGTTGGCTGTGGGTTACTAATAATCTCCGTTGCTGCTATGGTTGTAGCTTTCGTTGCAGCATCCTTTCTGATATTTGATCACACAACAAAATGGGTTTCTTATGTAGTGACTCCAATGGGGTTTTTCCCATTGCTTGTGTTTATTCTCTTCCAATCTAAGTTCTGCGAAGACTCCTATTGGTCTAAATACTATCGTCCCAAACTTGAGTAA